A single genomic interval of Arachis duranensis cultivar V14167 chromosome 7, aradu.V14167.gnm2.J7QH, whole genome shotgun sequence harbors:
- the LOC107458296 gene encoding gibberellin 2-beta-dioxygenase 6-like, producing the protein MESLPPSLRHLNHHQAPPTITHNGNSNPTKDKEKDQEEYDEVPIIDLQRLSHEKSKLDEACKEWGFFRLVNHGIPLTLLDQLQDQAKQIFSLSFETKQASCNGNGTERAASYFWGTPALTTSGTALTSGPQNTHLVEGFSFSLGQISLFQPQLSELESFRVLLAEYGKHLSRIATTLFESLVKSLNLNLLEPSSYLDENTGNVRVYRYPSCSDSNNVGWGINEHTDSSVLSILSQDDQVSGLEVLKDHKWVTVKPIPNTLIVNIGDMMQALSDDMYKSVFHRVKINNTKERISICYFVFPNEDVKIESSKYKPFTYNEFRAQVQKDIKETGHKVGLSRFQRNEDI; encoded by the exons ATGGAGTCCTTGCCACCCTCTCTCCGCCACCTAAACCACCACCAAGCCCCTCCTACCATAACCCATAATGGGAATAGTAACCCAACCAAGGATAAGGAAAAGGACCAAGAGGAATATGATGAAGTTCCAATCATAGATTTGCAAAGGTTGAGCCATGAGAAGAGCAAGCTTGATGAGGCTTGCAAGGAATGGGGATTCTTCCGTTTGGTCAACCATGGGATTCCGTTGACCCTTTTGGACCAACTTCAAGACCAAGCCAAACAGATTTTTTCTTTGTCCTTTGAAACCAAACAGGCCTCATGCAATGGGAACGGAACTGAAAGAGCTGCAAGCTACTTTTGGGGCACCCCTGCCCTAACTACTTCTGGGACAGCCCTTACAAGTGGGCCTCAAAATACCCATTTGGTTGAAggcttttcttttagtttgggTCAAATCTCTCTGTTTCAACCTCAACTTTCTGAGCTTGAGTCTTTCAG GGTGTTGTTGGCGGAATATGGAAAGCATCTATCAAGAATCGCCACAACTTTATTCGAGTCATTGGTGAAGAGCCTCAACCTGAACCTTCTAGAACCATCATCATACTTAGATGAAAACACAGGAAATGTTCGAGTTTACCGTTACCCAAGTTGCTCTGACTCTAATAATGTTGGTTGGGGCATTAATGAGCACACTGATAGTTCCGTCTTGTCAATACTAAGCCAGGATGATCAAGTTAGTGGGCTTGAGGTTCTCAAGGATCATAAATGGGTAACTGTTAAGCCCATTCCTAACACATTAATCGTCAACATTGGAGACATGATGCAG GCATTGAGCGATGACATGTACAAAAGCGTTTTTCACCGGGTGAAGATAAACAATACAAAAGAAAGAATCTCAATATGTTACTTTGTCTTCCCTAACGAAGATGTTAAGATCGAGAGCTCTAAGTACAAACCCTTTACTTATAATGAGTTTAGGGCACAAGTGCAGAAAGACATCAAGGAAACTGGCCATAAAGTTGGCCTCTCAAGGTTTCAGCGCAATGAGGATATTTGA